The following coding sequences lie in one Arabidopsis thaliana chromosome 3, partial sequence genomic window:
- a CDS encoding uncharacterized protein (unknown protein; Has 30201 Blast hits to 17322 proteins in 780 species: Archae - 12; Bacteria - 1396; Metazoa - 17338; Fungi - 3422; Plants - 5037; Viruses - 0; Other Eukaryotes - 2996 (source: NCBI BLink).): MALDAYIDRTEQGQYRLTNHYRSSIYTFNSFLKNTMFDFSNLIYNSGSMRNLNDGKNLQQQTNTCQNDISL; the protein is encoded by the coding sequence ATGGCTTTAGACGCCTACATAGATCGAACTGAACAAGGGCAATACCGCCTAACCAATCATTACAGGTCTTCTATCTATACATTCAACAGCTTTCTTAAGAATACTATGTTCGACTTCAGTAATCTAATCTACAACTCTGGTTCAATGCGGAATCTCAACGATGGAAAGaatcttcaacaacaaacaaataccTGTCAAAATGACATCTCCTTGTAA
- the ATL2 gene encoding TOXICOS EN LEVADURA 2 (TOXICOS EN LEVADURA 2 (ATL2); FUNCTIONS IN: zinc ion binding; INVOLVED IN: response to chitin, defense response; EXPRESSED IN: 22 plant structures; EXPRESSED DURING: 13 growth stages; CONTAINS InterPro DOMAIN/s: Zinc finger, RING-type (InterPro:IPR001841), Zinc finger, C3HC4 RING-type (InterPro:IPR018957); BEST Arabidopsis thaliana protein match is: RING/U-box superfamily protein (TAIR:AT4G15975.1); Has 9711 Blast hits to 9689 proteins in 300 species: Archae - 0; Bacteria - 2; Metazoa - 2552; Fungi - 813; Plants - 5050; Viruses - 85; Other Eukaryotes - 1209 (source: NCBI BLink).): MNSNDQDPIPFRPEDNNFSGSKTYAMSGKIMLSAIVILFFVVILMVFLHLYARWYLLRARRRHLRRRSRNRRATMVFFTADPSTAATSVVASRGLDPNVIKSLPVFTFSDETHKDPIECAVCLSEFEESETGRVLPNCQHTFHVDCIDMWFHSHSTCPLCRSLVESLAGIESTAAAREREVVIAVDSDPVLVIEPSSSSGLTDEPHGSGSSQMLREDSGRKPAAIEVPRRTFSEFEDELTRRDSPASQSFRSPMSRMLSFTRMLSRDRRSASSPIAGAPPLSPTLSCRIQMTESDIERGGEESR; this comes from the coding sequence ATGAACTCCAACGACCAGGATCCGATTCCGTTCAGACCCGAAGACAACAACTTCTCCGGTTCCAAAACCTACGCCATGAGCGGCAAAATCATGCTAAGTGCAATAGTAAtcctcttcttcgtcgtcATTTTAATGGTCTTCCTCCATCTTTACGCTCGTTGGTATCTCCTCCGTGCTCGTAGACGTCATCTCCGTCGTCGTAGCCGTAACCGTCGCGCTACGATGGTTTTCTTCACCGCTGATCCTTCCACCGCCGCAACTTCCGTCGTCGCTTCACGTGGACTTGATCCAAACGTTATTAAATCTCTTCCTGTTTTCACTTTCTCCGACGAGACTCATAAAGATCCGATCGAATGCGCCGTTTGTTTATCGGAATTCGAAGAGAGCGAGACGGGTCGGGTTTTGCCCAATTGTCAACATACTTTTCATGTTGATTGTATTGATATGTGGTTTCATTCTCATTCCACTTGTCCTCTTTGTCGATCTCTCGTTGAGTCTCTCGCCGGGATTGAATCAACGGCGGCGGCGAGGGAGAGGGAAGTTGTGATTGCGGTTGATTCTGATCCGGTTTTGGTAATTGAACCGAGTTCTAGCTCTGGATTGACGGATGAACCACATGGATCTGGATCTTCTCAGATGCTGAGGGAAGATTCCGGGAGAAAACCGGCGGCGATTGAGGTTCCGAGGAGGACTTTTAGCGAGTTTGAAGATGAGTTGACTCGGAGAGACTCGCCGGCGAGTCAGTCGTTTAGGTCTCCGATGAGTCGGATGTTATCTTTCACTCGGATGTTGAGTAGAGATAGAAGAAGCGCTTCGTCTCCTATCGCCGGAGCTCCGCCGCTATCGCCGACGTTAAGCTGCCGGATACAGATGACCGAGTCAGATATCGAACGGGGAGGAGAAGAGAGTAGGTGA
- a CDS encoding Pentatricopeptide repeat (PPR) superfamily protein (Pentatricopeptide repeat (PPR) superfamily protein; CONTAINS InterPro DOMAIN/s: Pentatricopeptide repeat (InterPro:IPR002885); BEST Arabidopsis thaliana protein match is: Pentatricopeptide repeat (PPR-like) superfamily protein (TAIR:AT5G41170.1); Has 30201 Blast hits to 17322 proteins in 780 species: Archae - 12; Bacteria - 1396; Metazoa - 17338; Fungi - 3422; Plants - 5037; Viruses - 0; Other Eukaryotes - 2996 (source: NCBI BLink).) — protein MRRSIATGFASIVKGFHLHSHRHRLQISNPRTAASLSLCGFCFWIRAFSSYRKILRNGLHNLQFNDALDLFTRMVHSRPLPSIIDFTRLLSVIAKMNRYDVVISLFEQMQILGIPPLLCTCNIVMHCVCLSSQPCRASCFLGKMMKLGFEPDLVTFTSLLNGYCHWNRIEDAIALFDQILGMGFKPNVVTYTTLIRCLCKNRHLNHAVELFNQMGTNGSRPNVVTYNALVTGLCEIGRWGDAAWLLRDMMKRRIEPNVITFTALIDAFVKVGKLMEAKELYNVMIQMSVYPDVFTYGSLINGLCMYGLLDEARQMFYLMERNGCYPNEVIYTTLIHGFCKSKRVEDGMKIFYEMSQKGVVANTITYTVLIQGYCLVGRPDVAQEVFNQMSSRRAPPDIRTYNVLLDGLCCNGKVEKALMIFEYMRKREMDINIVTYTIIIQGMCKLGKVEDAFDLFCSLFSKGMKPNVITYTTMISGFCRRGLIHEADSLFKKMKEDGFLPNESVYK, from the coding sequence ATGCGTAGATCCATTGCGACTGGGTTTGCGTCGATAGTGAAGGGATTTCATCTTCATAGTCATAGACATCGTCTACAGATAAGTAACCCTAGAACTGCTGCTTCCTTAAGCCTTTGTGGTTTCTGTTTCTGGATTCGAGCTTTTTCTAGTTACCGAAAGATTTTGAGAAACGGTCTTCACAATCTTCAGTTTAATGATGCTCTTGATTTGTTCACTCGTATGGTTCACTCTCGTCCCCTTCCTTCAATTATCGATTTCACTAGATTATTGAGTGTTATTGCAAAGATGAATAGATATGATGTTGTGATTTCTCTCTTTGAGCAAATGCAAATCCTGGGGATTCCACCTCTTCTTTGTACTTGCAATATCGTTATGCATTGTGTTTGTCTATCTTCTCAGCCTTGTCGTGCTTCGTGCTTTCttgggaagatgatgaaacttgGTTTTGAGCCTGACTTAGTCACGTTTACTTCTCTGCTTAATGGTTACTGTCATTGGAATAGAATTGAGGATGCTATAGCTCTGTTTGATCAGATTTTGGGAATGGGATTTAAACCTAATGTTGTGACATACACCACATTGATTCGCTGTCTTTGTAAAAACCGACATTTGAATCACGCGGTGGAGCTTTTTAACCAGATGGGGACTAATGGGAGTAGACCGAATGTTGTTACCTACAACGCTCTTGTTACCGGTCTTTGCGAGATTGGTAGATGGGGTGATGCTGCTTGGCTTCTGAGGGATATGATGAAGAGGAGAATTGAACCTAATGTAATCACTTTCACTGCGTTGATCGATGCGTTTGTGAAAGTGGGGAAGCTTATGGAGGCTAAAGAACTGTACAATGTGATGATCCAAATGTCTGTGTATCCTGATGTTTTCACTTACGGTTCACTGATCAATGGGCTTTGCATGTATGGTCTCTTAGATGAGGCTAggcaaatgttttatttgatggAAAGGAATGGTTGCTACCCGAATGAAGTGATTTATACTACTCTCATACATGGATTTTGCAAGTCTAAAAGGGTAGAGGACGGGATGAAAATCTTCTATGAGATGTCGCAGAAAGGAGTAGTTGCAAACACAATCACTTACACCGTTCTTATCCAGGGTTATTGTCTAGTGGGCAGACCTGATGTTGCCCAAGAAGTTTTCAATCAGATGAGTTCTCGTCGTGCGCCTCCAGATATTAGGACATACAACGTTTTGTTAGATGGTCTTTGTTGTAATGGGAAAGTAGAGAAGGCATTGATGATATTCGAATACATGcggaagagagagatggataTTAATATTGTTACATATACCATCATTATTCAAGGGATGTGCAAGCTTGGTAAGGTGGAAGATgcttttgatttattttgtagcCTTTTCTCCAAAGGAATGAAGCCTAATGTTATAACCTACACCACAATGATATCGGGATTTTGTAGGCGAGGCTTAATTCATGAAGCTGATTCGctgtttaagaaaatgaaagaagatggGTTCTTACCAAATGAAAGTGTGTACAAGTAG